Genomic segment of Geminocystis herdmanii PCC 6308:
TTACTAATAGTTGTCCTAAGTTGTTTATCTCCTTTGTCTATCCAAACTTTATTTTGATAATCTCTTTCCTTTAACTCTACAAAAATAATATTATTTTGATAAGTAAGCATTCCATCACAACGATTATCCATTTTACCATTAGCTTTTCTAATTTCGATACAATTATCAATAGCGGTAAATGTTATTTCTATGGCATTGATATTTTCAACGATCGCAATCCATTTGGTTTGTTCATTAGCAATATCCGAGTCAATATAAGCTGGAGCTTGTGGTAATGAAGAATCATCACAAATTCCAAATTTTAACTTAGATGTTTTACTTTGACAACGCTCATCAAAAAAATTTATACTCATAATTGTTCTTCAATTTCTAGTAAATTATCAAAAAAATCATTAGTTTCTGCCAGTGAAAGATTCAAATAATTTTCATCAGAAGGTAATCCATCATAATTGTAAAGTTTTTGAATTTCTCCTTCTTCTGTTAATTCATATATAACAGAATCTTCTGAGGAGATAAGAGAATCTTTTGGCACAATTTTTTCTAATTGTTCTAGTAAATCTGAATTGGAAGAATTAGAAGATTCAATTTCTTTTTTGACTTTATCTGCCTTAATTGCTAATGTAAGATAGTTAATAATATAAGGACTATGAGTTGTCAAAATTAATTTATTATTAGTTATTAAATTAGCAAATTCTAATAATTTATAAAACACATTTTTTTGAGATGTAGGATAAAGATTTTGTTCTATTTCTTCAACAATATTAATAAAACATTCAGGACGATATTGAGAAGATAAAAGTTTTAATGCCGCATCTTTAAGTTCTTCCGCAAGGGAATCATCGGATATAATTTTTTGAACTTTAGCTTGTAATATTTTTTGTTCTTCCACACTAAGTTGATTTTGAGAAGTTTCTTGGTTTGGATTAATCGATAAAGCAATATTTTGAGAGACTAAAAATAAAGGAACAAAAGATTGAAAACCACTGGAAGACTCTGATAAATTTAATTTATAATCATTGCCGATAATATATGATTGTTGTGTATTTTCATCAAATTTAAACTTAACATTACCGACAGGTAAAATTAAATCTTCCTCTGATAATTCCTGTTTCGATCGTTCTAATTCTTCCCAAAAATCAGATAATGATCTTGATAAACCTTTTAATTTTTCAGGTTTTCTCACAACACTAAAAAAATTACGTTCTGCGGGGATATATAAAATTTTAGGTACAACATATTTTCTATAATTATTTGTCAATGACTCTTGTTTTTCAATGTTTAAATTTCCTCCTTGAAAAGAAAAGTTATAAGCATTTCCTTTATATTCAATTTCTGTATCTGATGAAAAATAATTTTTTAAATTATGATAACCACAATATAGATTAATAAATCGTTTATAGGTAGTCACATTTTTTTCGTCTAAATTTCCTATATATAAAGTTTTTTCAAGCCAACTTAGTGTTGAAATTAATTTAGCAATGCTACTTTTTCCTGTACCTTGATTACCAATAAAAATAGTTATTTTACGGATGTTAATAAATCCGTTATTTTCAGAAAAACCTGATTTTATTGGACCAAAATTTTTAACTTTAATTTGATTCATAATATTTTTGTTGATTAGATATTGCATATAATTTCATTCAGTAATTTATTTTTTGTAAAAATAAAAATATTGCTTTAAGAAGTATATATTTTTATGGGATAATAAGGAAAAATCTCGATCGAAATCGAAATAATGAAAATTTTAATTTTATCTACTCCTGTGGGTGCATTGAGTTCAGGTATCGGCGGTGGGGTAGAATTAACTATCTATAATTTAATTCAAGAAATGCAAAGGCGTAAGCATATCGTTAAAGTAGTCGCTCCTCAAGGTTCGTCTTTTCCCCATACTGATATAGTAGAAATAGAAGGAAATTTGCACATACCCGCCCAAACTCAAAGCCGT
This window contains:
- a CDS encoding AAA family ATPase translates to MNQIKVKNFGPIKSGFSENNGFINIRKITIFIGNQGTGKSSIAKLISTLSWLEKTLYIGNLDEKNVTTYKRFINLYCGYHNLKNYFSSDTEIEYKGNAYNFSFQGGNLNIEKQESLTNNYRKYVVPKILYIPAERNFFSVVRKPEKLKGLSRSLSDFWEELERSKQELSEEDLILPVGNVKFKFDENTQQSYIIGNDYKLNLSESSSGFQSFVPLFLVSQNIALSINPNQETSQNQLSVEEQKILQAKVQKIISDDSLAEELKDAALKLLSSQYRPECFINIVEEIEQNLYPTSQKNVFYKLLEFANLITNNKLILTTHSPYIINYLTLAIKADKVKKEIESSNSSNSDLLEQLEKIVPKDSLISSEDSVIYELTEEGEIQKLYNYDGLPSDENYLNLSLAETNDFFDNLLEIEEQL